The DNA window CGTCTGATTTGCAATttgtttttaaaaaatatttaccACAAAACTAGAATACAAAAAATCTGCTATACTTGctccaaagaaaaaaaatatgccATACTCGTttcaaagaaaaaaataaatccGCCGTACATTTTCTCGCAACGGAGTGGTACGAGCTTGAATTCGAATCCCCCAAAATCCCAAATGCAAGGAATCCTGTCGCAATAATGCAACAGCCATCCCTACCTGCCTTTCCCACGCCCTCCTCGCATCCATTAGATCCGAGCCACCGTGGGCGCAGATGGCCGCGGCCCTTGCCGaccgccgcctccgccatcGGCACGGGGCGGACCGCATCAGCGAACTCCCCAACGATCTCCTCCACCAGATCCTGCACCGCGTCACCTCCACCCCCGCAGCGGCGCTCACCAGAGTCCTCTcccgccgctggcgccgccTCTGGGCCGACCTCACCGAGCTCCGCCTCGACTCCGTCCTCGCGCCGGTCCCGGGCATCGGCACCGACGACGGCGCGCTCGACGCCTGCTGCGTGCCGACCGTGACCCGCCTCAGCGTGTTCCTGGACCACCTGCCGCCCTGGGACAGCGGCCTTTCGGCCGACCGCGTCGCCCCCTGGCTGCGCTTCGCCTCGTGGCGCGTCGCGGGGGACCTCTGCATCCTGCTGCCACCagcggcgacgggcggcgcggtggtggtggaggaggatCTGCGTCTCCCCGTGTGCGAGAGGGTCACGGAGATCACGCTGTGGCTCGGGTACCGCTTCCGGCTCCGGATGCCGGCGGCCGGCATGTTCGCGGTGCTGACCTACGTGAACATACGCGACGCACGCATGGACAGCCGCGAGCTGGAGGAATTCGTGTCCTGCGGGTGCCCGCGCCTGGAGGAGCTCGCCGTTCGGCTGCCCCCGTTCCTCACCGAGTCCGTCGTCTGCATCCGCTCGGACTCGCTAAGACGGCTGGACTTCCACATCAAGAACACGCGGCGGCTGGAGGTTGCCGCCCCAGGTCTCGAGCGGCTGTCCATGTCGAACGCCGACAAGGCTTACATAACCGCGCCGGAGTTAGGGGAGATCGCTTGGGAGGACGACACATTCAAACCGCTTAGACACCAGTTTACTGAGACCGGGCGTCATCTCCGGCGGCTGGTGCTCACGTTGAGTTCAACGACGGCAGAGCTACTACAGCGGTTCGACACTGTCGATCAGCTGATAGTAGATATCTTGATTCCACATGTGAGTCTTCAATTCTTTTGTGGATTAGTCACCCATGCACAATCTTCTTTAGGTCCTGCAAATGGATACAGTACATGAGAAATACTGCAATAGATAAGTTCTCAAAATGTAGATTGAAAGTTCTCAACAATTTAAGCAACATTTTACATTTTACTAATGTTCGGGGAAAGCTTTCAACTAGATTTTTAATCCTGAACAGTAAAGTGCGACTATAGATAAAAAATGACTTCACTGCAATTCCCGACAAGTAAAATGAACTTCCTATATGCAAATATTTACTTCCAAACAGGGCAAGTCCTACTTATAACATGGACACTGCTGAAACTTGCATCAAACTTCCCACCAGTTCCCTTTTGAACTGTGTATATTAAGAACTGGCCTCCCCTGGGTCCTTGGCCTCCCCTAGGTCCCTCTTTTGATTTATCTTGCCGTTGGATTGCTTGAAATTAACAAAATCCACTTTTCATACTGCTAAAAACTAAGGTTCCGAGATCAAAATTCTTGTAGCTAAAATGATATTTTCCTTATTGAATTGGGAACAACAAATTCTCAATTGACTTCACTTGCTAGGGTGCAAAGATAAACTTTCTACATGCAAAATTTAACTTTCAAACATACCAGATTATAGCTGAATTTGCATCCAACTTTCCACCAGTTCCCCTTAGAAGCTTTTATGTTTAGAAATTTCGTCCTCTGTTTCATCTTCTTGCTATACCTTCCTGCTGGATCTACTGAAATTAACAAATTCGATTTTGCTGCTAAAACATGAGGCTCTGAAATAAAGATTGCAGCAGACTGACATGCTGCTTGTTGCTTAAAATTTGAAAACCTTATTGTACAAAAGGTTATGATTCAGAAAACTTATGACGTCACAGCAAAATCCTGGATTAGTCTTGCCTTTTTTTTGACAGATTCACACATGTGGTTTTGGCGGGGGCAGATGGTTACAAGAGCTTCTTGGAGAATGTGGACATGCTTCCCTGTTGTGATGTCTTGGTGGTAAAATCAACAAGTACTTCCCATAGTTCCATACCATGTTTGCTGCATCTCCTCAGGAGTTCCACTGGTGTAAAGAAGTTTGTGGTTTACTTGGAATTCATGGTAACATCTGTTTAATTTCAATCAAGATTCTCCGTTATTCTATAGCACTTAAGACATTGAATAATCTGTGACAATGGTATGGTTTAATGTTATAGGCTGTGCATATTTGCTTTTCAGGTGAATGGTCTATGCAGATTATTGGACTGCCCATGTGATTCTCCAAAGAGCTGCAGGACCGGTGATATCAACCTATATTTACTGGATGAGGTAGAGATCAATCTGATATCAGACGAAGTATCCTCAGATGCCCAAGCTGAATTTGTGGAGCTGCTACTCGGATGCAACGCGCCGGTGCTCAAAAAGGTGGTCATCAACGTGTCGTGCACCTGCCCTTTCATAAGGGAGGATATGTGCGAGAAGATCTGCAAAATTTGTGTCCTGAGTAACAAGTTTGAATTCAGTGTCGTTCGCGTGAGAGATGAGTGGGAGGAATCCTGCTCCGCTGTGGTGATAAACATCAGTGCAAGGCGCTACTTAGCTGTAGAGCTGACAACCTTTGCCGATTTGCTTGAACATGAGATAAGCCATGTGGAGTGAAGAAAACTAGTTCATTACTTCATTTGACTTTCTGACCAGGTCTATGTGCTAATTCACTGATTATAATGAGGCAACCTTCTGGTAACTGAGGCAAATCGCTGGAGACTTTGATCAGGTTGTGCCTGCCACTACTTGTTTCTCTTCAGTTGTTGCCTTGTTGGTTGTCTGcgttttcatgatttttttgtTGAATCCTCGGCCATCGATCGAAGTAATTGTACATATGTTCGCAGTGGTTGAACTTTTAAGGTAGGGTTGCTGTAAGTTATGTATGGGAGCCCACATTAATGGTTTAACTTGCTGATGGATCACAATTTGCCCACCAGGTAATTTTTGCGTTACTCCCCACCCCAGGTCTTGGATGATGAGTACACTAGTGGTGCTGATTTCCTTTGGTGAAGTCAATCCTTTTCTGAATGGGCAATTTAACTTTTGGCCATGGTTGCAGCCAATTGGTACGAAAGAGTTAACTGGTTAGTCCCGTCGGTTAATTGATTGACCGTTTGAATAGCAACTGGTACAGACAGTTGGTGATGAAAGAGCTTTCATAAGGTGAGGAACAAAGGAGCATACACGTTAATCATACTGTCTTTGGTTCAACTTTTAGCTGCGTTTGCGGTTCATAGCAATGCAACGAGAAGATATGGATTTCGATGTCGATGGCACTTACAATAGCAGTGCAGATCAGGAATCATTCGATATAAAGACGGGCAACTAAAACTAATCACTCCATTGCAGGGATGTTCAGGAAGCTAAAGCTGCAGCAACTGCGCGGGAGTCGAAAGCTAACCATCGAGAAGATTGCAAGGAAAAGTTGTGAACGAATTCGTGCATCTATGTTCCAAATTGTATCAGGAGTCTTGGTTTGTAAGAACGTTGTTTATCTTTAATAAACCTCActcttttgcaaaaaaaaatttaTTTACAATGCACGACAAACTTAGATAATTTTTTGTACATCTCTGATGGATATTATCTGCTGATCAGGTGATAATCTCACTGATAAAGTGATAACTCAATTCTCAGAACACCGGTATAACTCAATTCTCAGAACACTGGTATACTTGTTTGTTAGACGTACGGAAACAACAGGTGTGGAAAGAGAAGAACAGAGAAACAGGGAAGCTCCAGATAATTCAACTCGTCATCACCTATTCACCTTGGGGCCAGTTTACTTGCGGCGACGGTCAATATGGCTTCCTGGGATACCTGCGAGAGCACAGCTCACTGGTGGAAGGTGGTAGATGCTTTGACTGGACTGTCACCGAAGACGATGCGATCACTTTTGTTGCTCGTTTCCTGGAAGATTTGGAATGAGAGGAATGAAAGAATCATCCGACACAAAGAGTCCTCAATCCAAATGTTGCTTGCAAAAATCAAGGAGGAAGTTCGTGCCTGGTGCTTGGCGGGAGCTAAGTGTTTGAGTGATTTATGGCCAGGAGATTAGGCTAGACCTCAACTTTTTGCTCTTTTTTAGGCCTTGTTGTTTTATTCTCATTCT is part of the Panicum hallii strain FIL2 chromosome 2, PHallii_v3.1, whole genome shotgun sequence genome and encodes:
- the LOC112881829 gene encoding uncharacterized protein LOC112881829 isoform X1, translating into MAAALADRRLRHRHGADRISELPNDLLHQILHRVTSTPAAALTRVLSRRWRRLWADLTELRLDSVLAPVPGIGTDDGALDACCVPTVTRLSVFLDHLPPWDSGLSADRVAPWLRFASWRVAGDLCILLPPAATGGAVVVEEDLRLPVCERVTEITLWLGYRFRLRMPAAGMFAVLTYVNIRDARMDSRELEEFVSCGCPRLEELAVRLPPFLTESVVCIRSDSLRRLDFHIKNTRRLEVAAPGLERLSMSNADKAYITAPELGEIAWEDDTFKPLRHQFTETGRHLRRLVLTLSSTTAELLQRFDTVDQLIVDILIPHIHTCGFGGGRWLQELLGECGHASLL
- the LOC112881829 gene encoding uncharacterized protein LOC112881829 isoform X2, with product MAAALADRRLRHRHGADRISELPNDLLHQILHRVTSTPAAALTRVLSRRWRRLWADLTELRLDSVLAPVPGIGTDDGALDACCVPTVTRLSVFLDHLPPWDSGLSADRVAPWLRFASWRVAGDLCILLPPAATGGAVVVEEDLRLPVCERVTEITLWLGYRFRLRMPAAGMFAVLTYVNIRDARMDSRELEEFVSCGCPRLEELAVRLPPFLTESVVCIRSDSLRRLDFHIKNTRRLEVAAPGLERLSMSNADKAYITAPELGEIAWEDDTFKPLRHQFTETGRHLRRLVLTLSSTTAELLQRFDTVDQLIVDILIPHMVTRASWRMWTCFPVVMSWW